The sequence TGGTTTTTCCGAAGCAGTCACTGATGTTCTTTCGCGCAAAGCGTTCGAAGCATGTAAACGCAACAACTGTGACACGCTCGTTATTGGTGGCGGTTTTTCGGCGAACTCGCGTCTGCGCGAACTAGCGCAGGAACGAGCCGAAGAATACGGCGTCACAGTGCGAATCCCACCGATCCGTTACTGTACTGACAACGGCGCAATGATCGCTGCCTTGGGATGGGAGATGGTCCGTAACGGTGTAGAACCGTCACCACTCAATATCACGGTAGACAGCGGTCTAGCCCGCGAAACGACGATTATTCACTGATCGACGTCGAGCTGTTGCTCGTTACTTTCCAGACGCTGGTCGGTGCGTTCAGTGACGATAACTCGGTGCTGTCCGGCGACTGGGGTAGCGATAAGTGTTGCTTGCCCGCTGTGAAGCGGATTTAGTTTCAATTTCTTACGCCATGTGCTCGGATCTAGCTCCGTCCCGCGTTTTTTGATTTCTACGATTCCGATCTCGTGAGCGGCAAGGTAGGCTCGGACTTTCTTGGTATCCAACGGTAACACGTCGCGGATAGCAAATGTTGTGACCAGTGGTGACTCGATAAGGTCGGCGCCGGTAAGGTATGCGATGTTGTGCGAAACTGGTGCAATATTGCGGTCTTCACACAGCCGAGCAATGCCACCAGAGCGAATAACTGCGGGATCTGGCTCATAGATATAGTCGCCAAGAGTCACTGGCGGGACGGTTGGTGATTCCGACGACGTCGTCTCGCTACCAGAATCAAAAACTACGGTGTGACTGCCACGGATGATGCGAGCGCTACGCCCTGGCTGTAGTGCGGCTGAACCGAGCCAGATCACTGCTTCGAGCAGATCGCCGTCGACGCTCGTCCATTCCACGCAGGCGTTGTCGGGTAGCGCGGCATAATCAATGCCGGGAGCAACTTTAATGCCAGCTGCCGGGAACTGTTCGGCAAGACGAAGCGCGGTAGACAATGGGGGAGCCCACTGTTCTGGGTCTGCGATACGTTTACCATTGCTACGACGTGCCGGATCGAGCCACAGCGCATCGGCACTGAAACTTTGTAGGTCCAGTTCACGTCCATCTGCATGAATGACGCGGGCTTCGGGGAATGCGGAAAGATTGAATGTCGCTGCTTGTGCGGCGTCAGCATCGTTTTCCACGGACGTTACCTGTAATCCGAGCCCAGCGAATGCCATCGAATCAGCTCCAATGCCACATCCCAGATCGATGATGTGGTGGATGTGGGCGTTGCGGAAATGTTGGGCATGATGCGCTGCCACTGGAAGCCGAGTGGCTTGCTCCACGCCGTCGCTGGTGAAAATCATTGTTTGTGCAAACGAACCGAATTTTGCGGTGGCTTTTGCGCGTAGCCGGTTTTGGGTGAGGGCGGCCGCAACAAGGTCTGCATGATAGCCGCTTTTGCGTAATTGAGAGGTGAGAGCGAAAACGTCTTGGACTTCGTAAGGTGGAAGCTCGGCGAGAAGACGTTGTCCATCTGGGGTTAGAAGTAGTGGAATCATGCTCATGCCTCTATCGTCTCATGGACAACCGCATTCGCGCATAGCGATTTACTGGCACTCCTTTTGACCGAGTGCTAGTGTGCGCTTTACTCTTGTTAATGGACGTGGAAATCCACGTAGTGCTCGGTTTCGTACACCGCGACGGCGAAACCAGGCAGAAAGCTAGTATTTTCGAGCAAAAGAAGGGGGAGTCGGATGTCCGTCTCCATCAAACCGCTGGACGATCGTATCGTCATCAAGCAGGTTGAAGCAGAAGAAACAACCGCTTCTGGTCTGGTCTTGGTAGATTCTGCCAAGGAAAAGCCACAAGAGGGCGAAGTTATTGCAGTAGGTCCAGGTCGCGTTGACGACAATGGCAACCGGGTTGCCATGGAAGTCAAGGTTGGCGATCTTGTCATTTACTCCAAGTACGGTGGTACCGAAGTCAAGTATGGTGCTGAAGAGTTCTTGATTCTTTCGCAGCGTGACGTCTTAGCAGTTGTCACCCACTGATTAAGATACTGAAAATGTCCCGCGGGCGTGATGCTCGCGGGACATTTTTAATGCCCGTTGTATCAGAACTAGGCTACGTTTCTAGGTAGTTCGGCCGTAGTTTTTAGGCGGTACGGCCGTGGCGCTTGGCGGAAATAATTCGGTTGCGTTCTTCTTCCGAAAGCCCGCCCCATACGCCGTATGGTTCGTGATTTACTAATGCGTATTCACGGCATTCGTCAATGACTGGGCAGGTTTGGCAGATTCGCTTGGCGCGTTCGATACGACGACGGCGTGGACCGCCACGTTCTCCTTCGGGGTGGAAGAAGAATTCGGGGTCCATGTTGTTACAGCTACCGAGTGCTTGCCAGTCCCAGAAGTCTACGAGAGCTCCAGATA is a genomic window of Arcanobacterium phocae containing:
- a CDS encoding class I SAM-dependent methyltransferase, translating into MIPLLLTPDGQRLLAELPPYEVQDVFALTSQLRKSGYHADLVAAALTQNRLRAKATAKFGSFAQTMIFTSDGVEQATRLPVAAHHAQHFRNAHIHHIIDLGCGIGADSMAFAGLGLQVTSVENDADAAQAATFNLSAFPEARVIHADGRELDLQSFSADALWLDPARRSNGKRIADPEQWAPPLSTALRLAEQFPAAGIKVAPGIDYAALPDNACVEWTSVDGDLLEAVIWLGSAALQPGRSARIIRGSHTVVFDSGSETTSSESPTVPPVTLGDYIYEPDPAVIRSGGIARLCEDRNIAPVSHNIAYLTGADLIESPLVTTFAIRDVLPLDTKKVRAYLAAHEIGIVEIKKRGTELDPSTWRKKLKLNPLHSGQATLIATPVAGQHRVIVTERTDQRLESNEQQLDVDQ
- a CDS encoding WhiB family transcriptional regulator — its product is MVARIKDVSGALVDFWDWQALGSCNNMDPEFFFHPEGERGGPRRRRIERAKRICQTCPVIDECREYALVNHEPYGVWGGLSEEERNRIISAKRHGRTA
- the groES gene encoding co-chaperone GroES, whose protein sequence is MSVSIKPLDDRIVIKQVEAEETTASGLVLVDSAKEKPQEGEVIAVGPGRVDDNGNRVAMEVKVGDLVIYSKYGGTEVKYGAEEFLILSQRDVLAVVTH